The following are from one region of the Arachis duranensis cultivar V14167 chromosome 10, aradu.V14167.gnm2.J7QH, whole genome shotgun sequence genome:
- the LOC107470687 gene encoding protein BIG GRAIN 1-like B, with product MPLYKVQLFLSCPLTTTNIIFPLSSSNMNTLTQHHSQYPSFSSTLLDKIYRSIDEGQTTHTTPIHSKVTTTTTTTRHHRHHLHHNNFNTSSESTSSSSGGLSSSSSCFARSRPKPVRTTTSIDDGEEVFIKSKSRALKIYNNLKKVKQPISPGGRLTTFLNSLFNTAANSKKTTKPASSSSSYYDATAHTKASSTCSSASSFSRSCLSKTTSSSSRDNNNNNGVKRTVRFYPVSVIVGEDSRPCGHKCLYEEEQVSVSVPTAWKIGRSSSKKSDKELKFPAMEKRDFDEDDDEDDDAASDSSSDLFELDHLAVIGNHRHHHRYCEELPVYETTHVTTNRAIANGLLM from the coding sequence ATGCCCCTATATAAAGTGCAACTCTTCCTCTCATGCCCCCTAACTACAACAAACATCATCTTTCCCTTGTCTTCTTCAAATATGAACACGCTCACACAACACCACTCTCAATACCCCTCTTTCTCTTCCACCCTCCTCGATAAGATTTACCGCTCCATTGACGAAGGACAAACCACCCACACCACACCCATTCACAGCAAggttacaacaacaacaacaacaacgcgTCACCAtcgtcatcatcttcatcacAACAACTTCAACACTTCTTCTGAATCTACTAGTTCTAGCTCAGGAGGCTtgtcttcttcctcctcctgcTTCGCGCGTTCCAGGCCTAAGCCTGTCAGAACAACCACCTCCATCGATGATGGTGAAGAGGTCTTCATCAAGTCCAAATCCAGGGCCCTCAAAATCTACAACAACCTCAAGAAGGTGAAGCAGCCAATTTCACCCGGTGGAAGGCTCACCACTTTTCTCAATTCTCTCTTCAACACAGCAGCCAATTCCAAGAAAACTACCAAacccgcttcttcttcttcttcttactaTGATGCCACCGCACACACAAAAGCTTCTTCCACGTGTTCCTCTGCCTCCTCCTTCTCGCGCTCTTGTTTGAGCAAGACTACTTCATCTTCCTCCagagacaacaacaacaataatggtgtcAAGAGAACGGTCAGATTCTACCCCGTGAGTGTGATCGTCGGTGAAGATAGCAGGCCCTGTGGCCACAAATGCTTGTACGAAGAAGAACAAGTGTCTGTGTCGGTTCCCACAGCATGGAAGATTGGACGCTCATCTTCAAAGAAGAGCGACAAAGAGCTCAAGTTTCCGGCTATGGAAAAGAGAGATTTTGAcgaagatgatgatgaggatgatgatgCTGCAAGTGATTCAAGTTCTGATCTTTTTGAACTCGATCACCTAGCGGTAATTGGGaatcatcgtcatcatcataGGTACTGTGAGGAGCTTCCGGTTTATGAGACCACTCATGTTACTACTAATCGCGCCATTGCTAATGGCCTCTTAATGTAG